A stretch of DNA from Candidatus Palauibacter polyketidifaciens:
CCGAAGTTCCCGATGCCGTTCGCCGCCGCTTCGCCCGCGAGATCCAGCGTCCACCCCACGCCCGATCGGCTTCGGAGTCGCACCGTCACACCTGCGTCGAGCCGCGCCAGCTCCCCCTCGTCGACGGGGCGCACGGGGCGAAGCGGCCGGTCTCCGAGCGGCACGGTGCCGACGACCAGCCCGGCGCTCCGGTGGCGCTCGAGCGAGGCGCCCAGCCGCCAGCGAACGGGACCGCCGTGGCGGGCAATCCCGATCCGTCCGCCGGTCGTGAGGTAGGGATCCTCGTAGTCCTCTCCGCGGGCGAGGAGGGAGAGCGTCCGCAGCGCCCCCACCCCGGCGGACGGCCCCACGTCGCGGTGAGTCCGTAGCCAGCCGTCGACCGCCACTTCGACCGGCCCGAGCCGCCTCCCCAGTCCGAGGCTCGCCTGCGGTCGCGCCTCCCCGACCGCAAGGCCGCCCCGGAACGATATCCGCGTGAGATCGTTCGGCCGCCAGGCGCCTCCCGCCCCGACGAACAGCCCCTCGGAACGCCGCGCGCGGATTCCCCCCGACGCGTTCGGAAGCGCGAGTTGCCAACGTCCGCCCCCGAGCAGCGCCTGCCGCCGCAGGAGTCCGCGAGCGTCCGCGACGGCCTTCGCCGGATCGCCGTCCGCGTTTCCCTCCTCGATGGGTCCCCCGTAGAGCGCGTCTTCCCATCCGTCGAAGCGGGCCAGCTCTTCGTCGCGATAGCTGTAGATGATCTGCCCCGGCCCGAGGCTGAAGAGCGCCTCCTCGTCGAAGGTGTAGTCGAGGACGCGGAAGCGGGTCCGGATCAGCGTCGCGAGGGGAAAGTCGAACCAGGGAAGGGAGCGCGCGATCTCGACTTCCTGCTCGTCGGGCAGCCAGTAACGACCCTCCTGCAGAGCCGAGCGCAGGTCAACGACGAGCCGCACGACCTGTGGATCCCGATAGGCGGCGGGCGTGAACGTGATCCGCATCCGGGCGATGGCCCCCGTCTCCCGTTCGACGAAGAGCGATCCGACGACGCCCGCGGCCGTCATCTCCCGCGGGCGGACCTCCAGTTCGAAGACCCGGGCGGTCCGCTCGCGAAGCCGGATCTCGAGCGAGTCCGCGAGCCGGTACTCATAGAATTCACGCGCGCCCGCCGCCGCGGGATGAAGCACGTCCCGGACCTCGTGACCCTCTCCGATCCCGATCCGGTCGCCGAAATTGTCGAGGACGAGAAAGAGGTGGTCGATGTGATAGTCGATGGTCGTCGGCAGCCGGCGTTCGTACCGGCGTCCGATGATCGTCTGCATCGAGCGGTCCGGGCCCTGCCAGCGGACATCGAGCGCGAGCTGGTCCGCCCTGATGACGTGCCGGTCCCCGAGGATGTCGCCGAGGTAGTAGATGTGTCCCTGCGCGTGGGCCCGAAATCGTTCGAGTGAGCTATCGGCCCACGCGTGCCGTCGCGCTTCGATCGCGCGCTCGATGAGCCCGAGCGCCGCCTCGGAGTTCCAGCCATCGGAAACCCCGGCCCGCGGAGCCGCAGCGGGCGAGGTGGGAATGGCCTGGGCTCCGGTTCGGGACGCGAAGCAGAGCGCCGCCAGGGCGACCGCCGTGGCGGCCGCCGCCCGTCGCCCGTCAGCCGAAGAGGTCCTCCTGGCCGTCATCGTCCGGCTCCATGACCCGCCGGAGTCTGCCGGCCCAGTACTCGACGTCGAAACCCTCTTCGTTCTTCAGCATCCGCTTGAGCACCGGCGACAGGTCGCGCAGCGCGCCCACGAGGTCCTCGGCGATGGAGCCGGCCTCCGCGACCCGGGCTTCGTCCGGGAGCGACGCCATGTCCCGGAGGATCGAAGCCTCGGATCGAGACGCCGTGACGGGCTCGGACCTGGTTGCGACGAAGACCTCCGTCCGCCGGCCGGGTCCCCGATCCTCCTCGATCGGGAGTAATCCGACGATCTGCTCGGAGCGCCAGTACTTCGCGTACCCGAGGTGGACCATCCGGTCGCGTTTGATCTCCACGCCGCCTCCGTTCCGCCTGCTCATGCTCCGGCCCCGCTGCCGGCTCCAAGCTCGCAAGGGCCCCGTCCGCGCCGCAACACCGCCGCCCCCCGGCAGGCCGTGGCAAAACCCTGCGTCAGCGCGGCCCCGGTTGATTGCCCGTTGACCGCGCGGCGGAGCATGTTCAGCGACGCCCATGGCCAGAATACGCACCATCCGTGATCCCCTGTGGGGGAACGTCCGCGTGGAACAGGACGCGGCCGAGATTCTCGACGCGCCCCAGTTCCAGCGACTGCGGCGCGTCAAGCAACTCGGCTTCGCCCACCTCGTGTATCCCGGCGGCGTCCACAACCGCTTCCTGCACGCCCTCGGCGTCTACCATCTCGTGTCGCGGGCCATCTCCTGCCTCGAGCGCGACGGACACCTCGAGGTGCTGGATGCGGAAGACATGGGTGAACTGCCGGTGGTTCGCCTCGGCGCGCTCCTCCACGACGTCGGGCACTACGCCTTCTCGCACGCGTTGGAGGAGCTCGGTCCGGGAGCGATCCCCGGAGACCACGAGGAGATCGCGGCGCGCTTCATGGCGGCGGACCCCATCCGGCGCGTCCTCGAGCGGCGTGGCCCGGATGCCGCGGCGCGCATCGGCGCCCTCATCCGGGGGCAGTCGAGCCACCCGCTGCAGGGGCTGATTTCGGGATCGCTGGATCTCGACAAGATCGACTACCTCCGGCGCGACTCCCTCTTCTGCGGCGTGCCGTACGGGGCCGTGGACGTCGACCGCCTCCTCCCCGCGCTGACCGTCGCCCGCGAAGGGGCCGGACGTCCGCTCGAACTCGCGGTCAGCGAGAAGGGACTCAGCGCGCTGGAGACGCTCCTATTCTCGAAGTACCAGATGTTCCGCAACGTCTACTGGCACCATGCCGTGCGCGCCGCGACGCTGACCTTCGTGCGCCTCGTCCAGACGGCGCTCGAGAGCGGTCTGCTCTCGTCGGAGGACCTGACGGGCCCGACAGACGAGGAGCTGCTATCGCTCATCGATCAGCGGATTGCGCGGTCGTCGGCGGGCGGGGGGCACGATCCCGACTCGGCGCTCGGCCGTGCGGCGAAGCTCCTCCGCACGCTCGTGGACCGGCGTCTGCCGAAGCGGCTCGTGGAGTTGACGGGCGACCAGCTACCGAACGCGTTGTCGTCGTGGCCGTCGCGGCGCGCGGACCTCGTTGCCGCGCTCGAGCGGCGCATGGCCCTCGAGTGGGGTCTCTCAGAGGGAGCGGTGATGCTCGATTATCCGAGCTACCCCGGCATGCTCGAACTCAACCTGCTCCTCGTGCGGAACGACGGCGAAGTCCGCCGGCTGACCACGCTGGGTGAGCGAGGCCTCATCGACATCCCCCGGCTCGGACGTTCCCTGCACCACTCGGCGCGCGTGCTGCGCATCTTCTCCTTCGAACCTTCCGCTCCGCGCGATCCGAAGCCGGTGCTGGCGCTGATCGAAGCTTCTGAGGAGGAGGTGGAGGCACGGCTCCACTCGGGAGCCCCGCTCCTGACCTGAAGGCCGTACTTGAAGCCCGCCGCGTCGACGCTCGGTCGCGCGCGCCCCGGCGCTCGCGGTAGGATCAACGACAGACCACCCGCAAAGGTTCATCTCATGCACGGATCGGCGCCGCCGATCGAACCACGGCAAGACAGCGCGCGGCCGCGACGCATCCACTCGTCGCCGTCCGCGTCGAACGGCGCCGGATCGGCCGGCGCAGCGCCCCTCGTGCGCCTGGATCACCTGGATACACTCTGGTTCCAGGTGACCGGGACGATCTGCAACCTGCGCTGCGTCCACTGCTTCATCAGCTGCGCCCCGGACAACGACAGCTTCGAGTTTCTCTCCCTCGCCGAGGTCGAGGACTGGCTCCGGCGCTCCGAGAAGTGGGGCGTCAAGGAGTACTACTTCACCGGCGGCGAGCCCTTCATGCATCCGGACCTCCCGGCCATGCTGGAACGGACCCTCGAGCGGGGACCCGCTTCCGTGCTGACGAACGGGACTCTGCTCCCCGCGCGGGCCCTGAAGCCCATCGCCCGGACCGCCCGCGCGGCGAGCTACTCGCTCGAGATGCGCGTTTCCCTCGACGGGCCGTCCCCCGAGACGAACGACCCCATCCGCGGCGACGGCACCTTCGATCGCGCCATGGACGGCGTCCGGAAGCTGCTTGAGTCGGGATTCCTGCCGATCATCACCGCCACGCAGGTGTGGGAACCGGAACGGGACGAAGAGGTGCGGCAGGCCTTCGTCGCCCGGCTTCGAGCGCTCGGATACGAGCACCCGCGGCTCAAGATTCTCCCGTCCCTCCGAATCGGGCGCGAGGCGGACCGCGTGCGCCCCTACACGCATGAGGAGCGTGTGACGGAGGCGATGATGGAGGGGTACGAGGAGAACCAGTTGCTCTGCGCGTCGAGCCGGGTGGTGACGAACCGCGGCATCTACGCCTGTCCGATCCTCATCGAGACGCCGGCGGCCCGCTTGGGTTCGACGCTGGAGGAAGCGTCCCGCCCGGTGCGCCTCGACGAGTCCGCGTGCTACACGTGTTGGCTGCACGGCGCGATCTGCTCCAACTACGGGGGCATCGGGCAGGATGTCTCCTGAACCGCGCCGGATCGCCGTCTTCGGCGGTGTCTACAGCAACCACCTGGCGCTGGCGGCCGCGATCGAGGACGCCACGGACCGGGGGGCGGAAGCGCTCTATTGCCTGGGCGACCTCGGAGCGTTCGGCCCCCATCCGGACCGCGTGTTTCCGCTCCTCATCGACCACGATGTCCGCGTCCTGCGCGGGAACTACGACGATTCGATCGCGCGTGGCCTCGAGGATTGCCAGTGCGGCTACACCGACCCGCGCGACAACCACTTCGCGCGGCTCTCATACCGCTACACGTTCCGGAACACGGACGAGCGGTGGCGCCGCTGGATGGACCGTCTCCCCGGCGAGATCCGCCTCGAGATAAACGGCGCGCGGGTGCTCATGTGCCACGGCAGCCCCCGGCGCATGAATGAATTCCTCTGGGAATCGGCGACCTCGACACAGTTCCTGACCTGGCTCGCCCGCGAGTACGAAGCGGACATCGTGCTCGCGACCCATACCGGGATTCCGTGGCAGCGCTCGCTGCCCGGCGGCGGGCTCTTCGCGAACGTCGGCGTTCTGGGCCGGCCCGCGAACGACGGGCGGACGGAGGTGTGGTACGCGCTCCTCGATTTCGGCGCCGCCATGGAGGCGCCGGCGGCCCTGAAGTTCGTGCCCGTAGGCTACGATCACGAACGCCTCGCGGGTGAGATGCGCGACGAAGAGCTGCCGGAGGAGTTCGTGGACACGATCCTCACGGGCTGGTGGACGACCTGCCTCGAAGTCCTCCCGGCCCGCGAACGCGCGCTCGGTCGGTTCTGACGCTCCCACCGAGCCTGGTGTAGCGACACCACACTGGCCGCGCCCCATTTTGCGGGGTGACCGATCCGCGTTAGCTTCATTGCAGCGTCGGATGGTCCGAGCGCGACGGAGCCGGAATCGACAGATCGGCCCGCCAGCCTGGGCGGGTCGACGTCGGCAAGGAGAGGAAGTTGCGATGGATCGCGAGGGTTTGTCGCCCAACATCCTCGAACGTTACCTCGAGGAACTGGGTCGTTATCCGCTCCTGAGCCCCACCGAGGAACGTGAGACCGCCCGCTCCGCTCGTGGCGGCGATGCGTCCGCCCTCGACCGCCTCATCCGCGCGAATCTTCGCTTCGTCATCTCCATCGCCCGAAGATACCGCAACAAGGGGCTGAGCTTCCTCGACCTAATTCAGGAGGGGAACGTCGGCCTGGTCATCGCCGCCCGGAAGTTCGATCCGGACCACGGGGTGAAGTTCATCAGCTACGCCGTGTGGTGGATTCGCCAGGCGATTCTGTCCGCGATCGCGAAGCAGGGCAGGCCCGTGCGGGTACCGCTCAATCGGGCGACCGAGTTGGCGCGCATGATCCGTGCGCGGGGTGAACTGCGTCAGACCCTCGACCGTGAGCCCAGCGATCGCGAGATCGCGGCCGAGACGGGGTTGACGATACCCACGGTCCAGCTGCTGCGAAGACTGAATGCGCGTGAGGTGCGACTCGACGCGCGGGTCGGGGCCGCCGACGACAGCGACCTGGCGGAGCGGTTCCTCGCGGACGAGACGGATGTCGAGGAAGTCGTGGAACGGCGGATGCTGAAGCGGCACATCGCCGATGGCCTGCGGCGCTTGCGTCCGCGGGACGCGCGCGTCGTCCGGCTGTACTACGGACTGCAGGGCGAAGACCCCCATACGCTGGAGCAGATTGGTCGCTTGCTGGGCGTCACGCGCGAACGCGTCCGGCAGCTCCGCGATCGAGCGCTCCGTGAGTTGCGGGAAGGCCCCGAGGGACAGAGCCTCGCGACCTTCGCGACCTGACGTGACGCCCTGCCCGAGGCGGCGCCGCTGAAGCGTCTGGGTCTCTTTCAGCATCCCGACTGCAGTCGGCACGACACGGGCTGGGGTCATCCGGAGCATCAGGGACGGCTCCGCGCCGTGATGGGCGCGCTCGAGCGGGCGTTGCCCGAACTTCACGAGGACGTCCTCCCCGTCATGCCGCCCGCGGCCGAGATCACCCAACTGGAACGGGCCCACACGCCGGGACACGTGGAACGGACGCGGGCGATCTGCGACCGGTCCGTCGAGAGCGGAGGGATCGTGCGGATCGATCCCGATACGCCGGTCTCGCCGGGAAGCTGGGACGCCGCCGTCGCCGCGTCCGGGTGCGGGGTCGCGGCGGTGGACGCGGTCCTCGACGGAACGTGCCGTGCGGCTTTCTGCGCCGTGCGCCCGCCGGGACACCACGCGACGGCGGACCGGGCCATGGGATTCTGCCTCTTCAACAACATCGCCGTGGCCGCCCGCCACGCCCTGGCCCGGCCGGAAGTCGAGCGGGTTCTGATCGTGGACTGGGACGTGCACCACGGAAACGGGACCCAGGACATCTTCTACGACGATCCCTCGGTCTTCTTCCTCTCGATGCACGAGTACCCCCTCTTCCCCGGCACCGGGTCCGCGGATCAACGCGGACGGGGAGCGGGGGAGGGAACGACGCTGAATCTTCCCATGCCCGGGGGTCTTCCGCCCGAGCGCTACGTGGAGACGCTGCTCGAGGGCGTGGACCGGGCACTGGCCCGCTTCGAACCCGACGTCACGCTCATCTCCGCCGGATTCGACGCGGGGGCGGAGGATCCGCTTGGGGGCTTCACCCTCACCCCGGCGCACTTCGACACGCTGACGCACGAGGTCGTCGGACGGACGCGGGCCACGGCCCGAAACCGCGTGGTCTCGTTCCTCGAGGGCGGTTACAATCCCGACGAACTGGGACGCAACGTCGTCTCGCACCTGACGGCCCTGCGCGACGCCACGGGCTGACCGCCCGGGAGCGCGCCCCGCAGAACAGGAGCCCCCCTTGCCCGACCTTGACGCCACCTTCCTGGAGACTGCTTCCCGGGAGCTCGAACGACAGAAGATCGACGCCTGGCTGCTGTACGACTTCCGGGCCCTCAATCCGCTGGCGGCGCACCTCGTCGGCCTGCCTGAAGGCCAGAAGCGCCGGTATTTCGTCCTCATCGAGCCCGGGCGGACGCCGCACGCGCTCGTCCAGAAGATCGAAGTGTCCGGATGGGACCGGTGGCCGCATCGGCTCACGAGCTACGTCGGCTGGGATGAGATGGAGACCGCGCTGCAGGAGATGCTGCACGGCACGGATACGGTCGCGATGGAGGTGAGCCCCCGCGACTCGATCCCGTACGTGGACCACGTCCCCGCCGGCGTCGTCGAACTCGTGGAGTCGCTCGGGCCCCGGATCGTCAGTTCGGTGGAGCTGATCTCCGGGACGGCGGCGCAATGGGGGGCACGCGGGCACGCGCTGCACCACGAGGCGGCCGAGATCCTGGCGCGGACCGCGCGAACGGCGTTCGAGTTGGCCGTGCGCGCGGCGGGGCTCACGCCCGCGGCGGATCGCGAAACGGCCGCCGCCTTCGACGCCTCCGCCGAGCCGACCCCGGCCACGGAGCACGACCTCGCCGAGTGGATCCGGGCGCGCCTGCGCGCCGAGGGCCTGACAGAAGTCGACACGATCGTCGCGGTGGGCCCCAACGCCGCCAAGCCGCACTACGAACCGCGCGCCGAGGGATCGTCCGCTCTGACGGCGGACCAGGTGTTCATGGTGGATCTGTGGGGGCGCGCGGCCGGGGAACCTGACGCGATCTTCGCCGACCAGACATGGATGGGTTTCCTCGGCCCGGAGCCGCCCGCCGAGGTGATCGCCGCCTGGGACGCGGTCGTCGCGGCGCGCGACGCAGCGGTCGAGGTCATCCGGAAGGACCCGGGCGCCACGGGTGCGGACGCGGACCGGGCGGCCCGGGAGGCGCTGATCGCGCGCGGCTACGAGGACGCCATCTTCCATCGGACGGGGCACGGGATCGACCGCGAAATCCACGGCGTCGGTCCCACGCTGGACAGCATCGAGATGCGGGACGACCGGCGGCTCGTGGCGGGCGTCGGCTTTTCCGTCGAGCCCGGCGTCTACCTGGAGGGACGCTTCGGCCACCGGACGGAAATCGATGTCTACATGCGCGAGGATGGGCCCGAAGTCACTCCGTCCCGGATCCAGTACAACCTCTGGCGGACGACCGGAACATGAGAATCTCGTGGGAGCCGTTCTACGTCGAAACGGCGCACCCCTTCGGCATCAGCCGCGGCGTGAAGACCGGCGACGACCTGGTGTGGGTGCGACTGGAGCATGAGGGGATCGAGGGCTGGGGCGAGGCGGATCCGTCCGGGTACTACGGGGAGACGGCGGATACGGTGGAGGCCGCGCTGAAGAAGCTGGCCCCCCGCATCGAGGAGGTGGAAGACCCGTTCCAGCTCGAGGTCATCGAGCGGGACCTTGCGAACCTCCTCGGCCGGAGCGGGTCGGCCCGCTGCGCGCTCTCGTCGGCGCTTCACGACTGGGTCGGAAAGCGCGCGGGCCTTCCGCTCTGGAAGCTCTGGGGCCTGAATCCGGACGACGCGCCGCTCAGTTCGTTCACGATCGGGATCGACGCTCCGGAGGTCATGGCCCGGAAGACGCGCGAGGCCGAAGCGTGGCCGATCCTCAAGATCAAGCTCGGAAGCGACGACGATGAAGCGCGGCTGAGCGCGGTACGCGGCGCGGCGCCGGACAAGATCCTGCGCGTGGACGCGAACGCGGCCTGGACTCCCGCCGAAGCCATCGAGGGGATCGCGATGTGCGCCGAATACGGCGTGGAGTTCGTGGAACAACCGCTCCCGCCGACGGAGAACGACGAGCTGGCCTTCGTCCGCTCGCGTGCGGTTCTCCCCATCGTCGTGGACGAGTCGAGCATCGTGGCGACCGACATTCCGCGACTCGACGGCCTCGTCGACGGCATCAACATCAAGCTCGCGAAGTGCGGAGGTCCGCGAGAGGCGCTCCGCATGGTTCACACCGCGCGCGCCTGCGGCCTCTCGGTCATGCTCGGGTGCATGCTGGAGACGAGTCTCGGGATCGCGCCCGCGGCGCACCTCGCCTCGCTTGTGGACTACGCGGACCTGGACGGCGCCGCGCTCCTGCGTTCCGATCCGTTCACCGGCCCGCATCTCGAGGAGGGCCGAATCGTCCTGCCCGACCGTCCCGGGCTCGGCGTCGAACCAGCCACGGGGGCGGCCGCCTGAGTCAACGGAAGCCCGCGGTCAAGATCTGCTGCATCAGGACCCCCGAAGAGGCCGCGCTCGCCGCCCGTCACGGGGCGACGGCGATCGGGCTCGTCTCCGCGATGCCGAGCGGACCGGGAGTCATCGATGACGCCGCGATCCGCCGCATCGCGGCTGCGGCCCCGCGCGGCGTCGCGACCTTCCTGCTCACGTCGCGGACGGACCCGGAGGAGATCGCGGCCCAGCAGCGCGACGCCCGGGCCGACACACTCCAGCTCGTGGACCGGCTGGCGCCCGACGCGCTCCGCAGCCTGCGCCGCCTGTTGCCGGGCGTCGCGCTCGTCCAGGTCGTCCACGTCCGGGGAGAGCACTCGGTGGAGGAGGCCGCCGCGGTGGCGCCGCTGGTCGACGCCGTCCTTCTCGACTCGGGCAACCCGGACCTCGTCGTGCGGCAACTCGGGGGCACGGGCCGCGTTCACGACTGGGGTCACAGCCGCAGGATCGTCGAGCGGGCCGACTGCCCGGTCTATCTTGCAGGAGGCCTCCGGCCGACGAACGTGGCCGCGGCTCTGCAAGCGGTCCGTCCCTTCGGCGTGGACGTCTGCTCGGGCGTGAGAACGGACGGGCGACTCGACGAGAGGCTGCTGCGACGCTTCATGCGCGAAGCGAGGGGCGGCGGGTCCGGCTAGCAGCCACTGGCCGCCGGCCAGTCGGAACGGCTAGTCCGCCCGCACGCGGGCGCCGCGCCGGCAATCGAGCGCGAGTTCCTCCGTCTCCGACACTTCGCACGCCTCGCGCCGCGCGGCTTCGTCCGCGTAGAGCGAGTACAGCGACTCTCCCATGGCTTCGTGACACCGCGGCTTCGCCGAGTCTTCGATGATGCGGCAGAACGAGAATCCGGCCCCGGTCGTCGCGGTCACATCCACGAAGTTCTTGACGACGCCCACGTAGCACCACTCGCGGTGGTCCGCCGGCGATTTCCGACATTCGTTGTGCGCTTCGTCCTCGTCCTGCAGCGTGCGGCCGCTGATATCGCGGCCGAGACTCATGAAGCAGTCGTCTCGCCAGCCGTCCGGCGCATCGAGACAGGAGGTGGCCGCGTCCGCGATGTCCCAGTCGTTGTGCCAGAGCATGGCGGACGTCTGCGTCTGGTAACAGGAAGTGAGGTACCGCTCGTCCAGGATCGAGCAGGGATAGTGCGGGTCGTCGGCACGCAGCGGCTCGAAGGGTTCGACGCCCTCGGCCATCGCCATCGTCCCGTGGACGTGCGCGCCCGCGCCGTGGTCCGAGGCCTCGGCCGCCTCGCCTGCCCCACCCTCCATGACGGTCCCGTCGGACACGAGGGCGGCGGCCGGATGATGGGGGGCGATCGCGTTGACCACGTTCTCCATGAACGCCCCGCCGTAGCACGAGTTCCGGTTCCAGCCAGTCGTCAGCAGGTCGCAGCCCTCGAGGGCCATGAGAAGGTGGTGGCCGTAGTACATCGTGAGACCGTGTCCGAGACCGTGCAGGCACTGGAAGAGCAGCCAGCGGTCGGCCGGGTCCGCCTCGTAGGGCTCGCAGAGCCCGGCGACCTTCTCCGC
This window harbors:
- a CDS encoding HD domain-containing protein, encoding MARIRTIRDPLWGNVRVEQDAAEILDAPQFQRLRRVKQLGFAHLVYPGGVHNRFLHALGVYHLVSRAISCLERDGHLEVLDAEDMGELPVVRLGALLHDVGHYAFSHALEELGPGAIPGDHEEIAARFMAADPIRRVLERRGPDAAARIGALIRGQSSHPLQGLISGSLDLDKIDYLRRDSLFCGVPYGAVDVDRLLPALTVAREGAGRPLELAVSEKGLSALETLLFSKYQMFRNVYWHHAVRAATLTFVRLVQTALESGLLSSEDLTGPTDEELLSLIDQRIARSSAGGGHDPDSALGRAAKLLRTLVDRRLPKRLVELTGDQLPNALSSWPSRRADLVAALERRMALEWGLSEGAVMLDYPSYPGMLELNLLLVRNDGEVRRLTTLGERGLIDIPRLGRSLHHSARVLRIFSFEPSAPRDPKPVLALIEASEEEVEARLHSGAPLLT
- a CDS encoding radical SAM protein, translating into MRLDHLDTLWFQVTGTICNLRCVHCFISCAPDNDSFEFLSLAEVEDWLRRSEKWGVKEYYFTGGEPFMHPDLPAMLERTLERGPASVLTNGTLLPARALKPIARTARAASYSLEMRVSLDGPSPETNDPIRGDGTFDRAMDGVRKLLESGFLPIITATQVWEPERDEEVRQAFVARLRALGYEHPRLKILPSLRIGREADRVRPYTHEERVTEAMMEGYEENQLLCASSRVVTNRGIYACPILIETPAARLGSTLEEASRPVRLDESACYTCWLHGAICSNYGGIGQDVS
- a CDS encoding metallophosphoesterase family protein — its product is MSPEPRRIAVFGGVYSNHLALAAAIEDATDRGAEALYCLGDLGAFGPHPDRVFPLLIDHDVRVLRGNYDDSIARGLEDCQCGYTDPRDNHFARLSYRYTFRNTDERWRRWMDRLPGEIRLEINGARVLMCHGSPRRMNEFLWESATSTQFLTWLAREYEADIVLATHTGIPWQRSLPGGGLFANVGVLGRPANDGRTEVWYALLDFGAAMEAPAALKFVPVGYDHERLAGEMRDEELPEEFVDTILTGWWTTCLEVLPARERALGRF
- a CDS encoding RNA polymerase sigma factor RpoD/SigA, which translates into the protein MDREGLSPNILERYLEELGRYPLLSPTEERETARSARGGDASALDRLIRANLRFVISIARRYRNKGLSFLDLIQEGNVGLVIAARKFDPDHGVKFISYAVWWIRQAILSAIAKQGRPVRVPLNRATELARMIRARGELRQTLDREPSDREIAAETGLTIPTVQLLRRLNAREVRLDARVGAADDSDLAERFLADETDVEEVVERRMLKRHIADGLRRLRPRDARVVRLYYGLQGEDPHTLEQIGRLLGVTRERVRQLRDRALRELREGPEGQSLATFAT
- a CDS encoding histone deacetylase, with the protein product MGLFQHPDCSRHDTGWGHPEHQGRLRAVMGALERALPELHEDVLPVMPPAAEITQLERAHTPGHVERTRAICDRSVESGGIVRIDPDTPVSPGSWDAAVAASGCGVAAVDAVLDGTCRAAFCAVRPPGHHATADRAMGFCLFNNIAVAARHALARPEVERVLIVDWDVHHGNGTQDIFYDDPSVFFLSMHEYPLFPGTGSADQRGRGAGEGTTLNLPMPGGLPPERYVETLLEGVDRALARFEPDVTLISAGFDAGAEDPLGGFTLTPAHFDTLTHEVVGRTRATARNRVVSFLEGGYNPDELGRNVVSHLTALRDATG
- a CDS encoding M24 family metallopeptidase — encoded protein: MPDLDATFLETASRELERQKIDAWLLYDFRALNPLAAHLVGLPEGQKRRYFVLIEPGRTPHALVQKIEVSGWDRWPHRLTSYVGWDEMETALQEMLHGTDTVAMEVSPRDSIPYVDHVPAGVVELVESLGPRIVSSVELISGTAAQWGARGHALHHEAAEILARTARTAFELAVRAAGLTPAADRETAAAFDASAEPTPATEHDLAEWIRARLRAEGLTEVDTIVAVGPNAAKPHYEPRAEGSSALTADQVFMVDLWGRAAGEPDAIFADQTWMGFLGPEPPAEVIAAWDAVVAARDAAVEVIRKDPGATGADADRAAREALIARGYEDAIFHRTGHGIDREIHGVGPTLDSIEMRDDRRLVAGVGFSVEPGVYLEGRFGHRTEIDVYMREDGPEVTPSRIQYNLWRTTGT
- a CDS encoding dipeptide epimerase, whose protein sequence is MRISWEPFYVETAHPFGISRGVKTGDDLVWVRLEHEGIEGWGEADPSGYYGETADTVEAALKKLAPRIEEVEDPFQLEVIERDLANLLGRSGSARCALSSALHDWVGKRAGLPLWKLWGLNPDDAPLSSFTIGIDAPEVMARKTREAEAWPILKIKLGSDDDEARLSAVRGAAPDKILRVDANAAWTPAEAIEGIAMCAEYGVEFVEQPLPPTENDELAFVRSRAVLPIVVDESSIVATDIPRLDGLVDGINIKLAKCGGPREALRMVHTARACGLSVMLGCMLETSLGIAPAAHLASLVDYADLDGAALLRSDPFTGPHLEEGRIVLPDRPGLGVEPATGAAA
- a CDS encoding phosphoribosylanthranilate isomerase, whose translation is MSQRKPAVKICCIRTPEEAALAARHGATAIGLVSAMPSGPGVIDDAAIRRIAAAAPRGVATFLLTSRTDPEEIAAQQRDARADTLQLVDRLAPDALRSLRRLLPGVALVQVVHVRGEHSVEEAAAVAPLVDAVLLDSGNPDLVVRQLGGTGRVHDWGHSRRIVERADCPVYLAGGLRPTNVAAALQAVRPFGVDVCSGVRTDGRLDERLLRRFMREARGGGSG